Proteins from a genomic interval of Nocardia sp. BMG51109:
- a CDS encoding flavodoxin family protein, with product MRVVILFGTEMGTAERTAEAVADELAKSHDVAIYDMSDFDTDDLDTRDFHVLVCSTYGSGDLPTGAEPFFEQLDDRLPDLTGLRFAVFGLGDSVYDETFNRGGEICAEKFAARGAEQVGEHARHDASSPVRPQDQALEWVRSLPVGTLANA from the coding sequence GTGCGGGTAGTGATTCTGTTCGGGACCGAGATGGGCACCGCGGAGCGGACGGCCGAGGCCGTCGCCGACGAGCTGGCGAAATCCCACGATGTCGCGATCTACGACATGTCCGACTTCGACACCGACGATCTGGACACCCGCGACTTCCACGTGCTGGTCTGCTCCACCTACGGCTCGGGCGACCTGCCCACCGGGGCCGAACCGTTCTTCGAGCAGCTCGACGACCGCCTGCCCGACCTCACCGGGCTGCGGTTCGCCGTGTTCGGCCTGGGCGATTCCGTCTACGACGAGACCTTCAACCGCGGCGGCGAGATCTGCGCCGAGAAGTTCGCCGCACGGGGCGCGGAGCAGGTCGGCGAGCACGCCCGCCACGACGCCTCGAGCCCGGTCCGGCCGCAGGATCAGGCCCTCGAATGGGTCCGGTCGCTACCGGTCGGCACCCTGGCCAACGCCTGA
- a CDS encoding MTH1187 family thiamine-binding protein, with product MIAAFSVTPLGVGEDVGRAVAEAVRVVRASGLPHETTAMFTSIEGEWDEVMAVIKQATDAVMAAAPRCSLVIKADIRPGVTDGLTSKVDSVERYLAEE from the coding sequence ATGATCGCCGCCTTCTCGGTCACCCCGCTCGGCGTCGGCGAGGACGTCGGCCGCGCCGTCGCCGAGGCCGTGCGCGTCGTGCGCGCCAGCGGCCTGCCCCACGAGACCACGGCCATGTTCACCTCGATCGAGGGCGAGTGGGACGAGGTGATGGCCGTGATCAAACAGGCCACCGATGCCGTCATGGCCGCGGCCCCGCGCTGCAGCCTGGTGATCAAGGCCGATATCCGGCCGGGCGTGACCGACGGCCTGACCTCGAAGGTGGACAGCGTCGAGCGCTACCTCGCCGAGGAGTGA
- a CDS encoding DNA-directed RNA polymerase subunit beta, with protein MLEGPILAVSSQTPKRVSFAKLREPLEVPGLLDIQKESFEWLIGAGGGLAEVLDEISPIEDFAATMSLSLSEPRFEEVKASVEECKDKDMTYAAPLFVTAEFINNNTGEIKSQTVFMGDFPMMTDKGTFIINGTERVVVSQLVRSPGVYFDESIDKGTEKLLHSVRVIPSRGAWLEFDVDKRDTVGVRIDRKRRQPVTVLLKALGWSSEQIAERFAFSEIMKTSLEKDSTPGTDDALLDIYRKLRPGEPPTKESAQTLLENLFFKEKRYDLARVGRYKVNKKLGLNAGEVVGAPVLTEDDIVAIIEYLLHLHAGDAAMTAPGGVEVPVHVDDIDHFGNRRLRTVGELIQNQFRVGLSRMERVVRERMTTQDVEAMTPQSLMNIRPVVAGLREFFGTSQSSQFLDDRNPLASLTQKRRLSALGPGGLSRERAGLEVRDVHYSHYGRMCPIETPEGPNIGLIGYLSVYARVNPFGFIETPYRKVVDGRVTDEVHYLTADQEDRYVLAQANEPLDAAGRFANARIAVRRKDSEFELVDPAVADYMDVSPRQMVSVATAMIPFLEHDDANRALMGANMQKQAVPLIRSESPLVGTGMEVRAAADAGDVVLNEKPGVVEEVSADYITVMHDDGTRRSYRMRKFARSNQGTCANQRPIVDEGQRVEHGQVLADGPCTDNGEMALGKNLLVAVMPWEGHNYEDAIILSQRLVEEDVLTSIHIEEHEIDARDTKLGAEEITRDIPNVSDEVLADLDERGIVRIGAEVRDGDILVGKVTPKGETELTPEERLLRAIFGEKAREVRDTSLKVPHGESGKVIGIRVFSRDDDDDLPPGVNELVRVYVAQKRKIQDGDKLAGRHGNKGVIGKILPTEDMPFMPDGTPIDIILNTHGVPRRMNIGQILETHLGWIAKSGWKIEGTNGSRPDWAQRLPEELSAVAPDTNLAAPVFDGAREEELTGLLGSTLPNRDGEVLVGPDGKATLFDGRSGEPFPYPVAVGYMYILKLHHLVDDKIHARSTGPYSMITQQPLGGKAQFGGQRFGEMECWAMQAYGAAYTLQELLTIKSDDVVGRVKVYEAIVKGENIPEPGIPESFKVLLKELQSLCLNVEVLSAGSAIQLQQSDDEVDRAAANLGITLSRNEAPTVDDLAQ; from the coding sequence GTGCTGGAAGGACCCATCTTGGCAGTCTCGAGTCAGACACCGAAACGCGTCTCGTTCGCCAAACTTCGTGAGCCACTGGAGGTTCCGGGGTTGCTGGATATCCAGAAGGAGTCGTTCGAATGGCTGATCGGAGCCGGCGGCGGCTTGGCGGAGGTGCTCGACGAGATCAGTCCGATCGAGGACTTCGCCGCGACGATGTCGCTGTCGCTGTCCGAACCGCGTTTCGAGGAGGTGAAGGCGTCCGTCGAGGAGTGCAAGGACAAGGACATGACCTACGCGGCGCCGTTGTTCGTCACCGCGGAGTTCATCAACAACAACACCGGTGAGATCAAGTCGCAGACGGTCTTCATGGGTGATTTCCCGATGATGACCGATAAGGGGACGTTCATCATCAACGGCACCGAGCGTGTGGTGGTGTCGCAGCTGGTGCGTTCGCCGGGTGTGTATTTCGACGAGTCGATCGATAAGGGCACCGAGAAGCTGCTGCACAGTGTCCGGGTGATTCCGAGCCGTGGTGCGTGGCTGGAGTTCGATGTCGACAAGCGCGACACGGTGGGTGTGCGCATCGACCGCAAGCGCCGCCAGCCCGTGACGGTCCTGCTCAAGGCCCTCGGCTGGAGTAGTGAACAGATCGCCGAGCGGTTCGCTTTCTCCGAGATCATGAAGACCTCCCTGGAGAAGGACAGCACGCCGGGCACCGATGACGCGCTGCTCGACATCTACCGCAAGCTGCGCCCGGGTGAGCCGCCGACGAAGGAGTCGGCGCAGACCCTGCTGGAGAACCTGTTCTTCAAGGAGAAGCGCTACGACCTGGCGCGCGTGGGCCGCTACAAGGTGAACAAGAAGCTCGGCCTGAACGCCGGCGAGGTCGTCGGGGCGCCGGTGCTCACCGAGGACGATATCGTCGCGATCATCGAATATCTGCTGCACCTGCACGCGGGTGATGCGGCGATGACGGCGCCCGGCGGTGTCGAGGTTCCGGTGCACGTCGACGATATCGACCACTTCGGTAATCGCCGGCTGCGCACGGTCGGCGAGCTGATCCAGAACCAGTTCCGGGTCGGCCTCTCGCGGATGGAACGCGTTGTGCGCGAGCGCATGACGACCCAGGACGTCGAGGCGATGACGCCGCAGTCGCTGATGAATATCCGGCCCGTGGTCGCGGGACTGCGGGAGTTCTTCGGGACCTCGCAGTCGTCGCAGTTCCTGGACGATCGGAACCCGCTCGCGAGCCTCACCCAGAAACGCCGCCTGTCGGCGCTGGGCCCGGGCGGCCTGTCCCGCGAGCGTGCCGGCCTCGAGGTCCGCGACGTGCACTACAGCCATTACGGCCGGATGTGCCCGATCGAGACACCCGAGGGTCCGAATATCGGCCTGATCGGTTATCTGTCGGTGTACGCGCGGGTCAACCCGTTCGGCTTCATCGAGACGCCGTACCGCAAGGTGGTCGACGGCAGGGTGACCGACGAGGTCCACTACCTGACCGCCGACCAGGAGGACCGATACGTTCTGGCGCAGGCGAACGAACCGCTCGATGCCGCGGGACGCTTCGCCAACGCGCGAATAGCGGTCCGCCGCAAGGATTCCGAGTTCGAACTGGTCGATCCCGCCGTGGCCGATTACATGGATGTGTCGCCGCGGCAGATGGTGTCGGTGGCGACGGCGATGATTCCGTTCCTCGAGCACGACGACGCCAACCGCGCCCTGATGGGCGCCAACATGCAGAAGCAGGCGGTGCCGCTGATCCGGTCGGAGTCGCCGCTGGTGGGCACGGGTATGGAGGTGCGCGCCGCCGCCGACGCCGGCGATGTCGTGCTGAACGAGAAGCCCGGTGTGGTGGAGGAGGTTTCGGCCGACTACATCACGGTGATGCACGATGACGGCACCCGGCGTAGTTATCGGATGCGGAAGTTCGCGCGGTCGAATCAGGGGACGTGTGCGAATCAGCGGCCGATCGTGGACGAGGGGCAGCGGGTCGAGCACGGTCAGGTGCTGGCGGATGGGCCGTGTACCGATAACGGTGAGATGGCTCTGGGGAAGAATCTTCTGGTGGCGGTGATGCCGTGGGAGGGGCACAACTACGAGGACGCGATCATCCTGTCGCAGCGTCTGGTGGAGGAGGATGTGCTGACCTCGATTCATATCGAGGAGCACGAGATCGATGCGCGGGATACGAAGCTGGGTGCCGAGGAGATCACCCGTGATATCCCGAATGTGTCGGATGAGGTTCTGGCGGATCTGGATGAGCGGGGCATCGTGCGGATCGGTGCCGAGGTGCGTGATGGTGACATCCTGGTCGGGAAGGTGACTCCGAAGGGGGAGACCGAGCTGACGCCGGAGGAGCGGTTGTTGCGGGCGATCTTCGGGGAGAAGGCCCGCGAGGTGCGGGATACGTCGTTGAAGGTGCCGCACGGTGAGTCGGGCAAGGTGATCGGGATCCGGGTGTTCTCCCGTGATGACGATGATGATCTGCCGCCGGGTGTGAACGAGCTGGTGCGGGTGTATGTGGCGCAGAAGCGGAAGATTCAGGATGGTGACAAGCTCGCGGGCCGGCACGGGAACAAGGGTGTGATCGGGAAGATCCTGCCGACGGAGGATATGCCGTTCATGCCGGATGGCACGCCGATCGATATCATCTTGAATACCCATGGTGTGCCGCGTCGGATGAATATCGGTCAGATCCTGGAGACGCATCTGGGCTGGATCGCCAAGAGCGGCTGGAAGATCGAGGGCACCAACGGTTCCCGGCCGGACTGGGCGCAGCGGCTGCCCGAGGAGCTGTCGGCCGTCGCCCCGGACACGAATCTCGCCGCGCCCGTCTTCGACGGCGCGCGCGAGGAGGAGCTCACGGGGCTGCTGGGGTCGACGCTGCCCAACCGCGACGGCGAGGTCCTGGTCGGACCGGATGGTAAGGCGACGCTGTTCGACGGTCGTTCGGGTGAGCCGTTCCCCTACCCGGTGGCGGTCGGCTACATGTACATCCTCAAGCTGCACCACCTGGTCGACGACAAGATCCACGCCCGCTCGACCGGCCCGTACTCGATGATCACCCAGCAGCCGCTCGGCGGTAAGGCACAGTTCGGTGGCCAGCGATTCGGCGAGATGGAGTGCTGGGCCATGCAGGCCTACGGCGCCGCCTACACCCTGCAGGAACTGCTCACCATCAAATCCGACGACGTGGTCGGCCGCGTCAAGGTGTACGAGGCCATCGTCAAGGGCGAGAACATCCCCGAACCGGGCATCCCCGAATCGTTCAAGGTGCTGCTCAAGGAGCTCCAGTCGCTGTGCCTCAACGTCGAGGTGCTGTCCGCCGGATCCGCCATCCAACTGCAGCAGAGCGACGACGAGGTCGACCGCGCGGCGGCAAATCTCGGAATCACGCTGTCCCGCAACGAAGCTCCGACAGTGGACGACCTGGCGCAGTAA
- the helR gene encoding RNA polymerase recycling motor ATPase HelR encodes MGGHVPTQEHDDELRSEQSYVDGLYARLDAERARVKGRYSAALRGDGGSLVDRDAEVRALAKERKRLDVADNGLCFGRLDTVSGERSYIGRIGLFDEENEYEPLLLDWRAPAARAFYVATAATPENMRRRRQFHTRGRRIVDFTDEVLGRPGTGEHGDAALLAAVNAPRGTGMRDIVATIQAEQDEIIRLEHPGVLVIEGGPGTGKTVVALHRVAYLLYTQRERMERNGVLVVGPNPAFLNHIGRVLPSLGETNVVFMTPGDLVPGLHVTAEDTPEAARHKGSLRILDVLAAAIADRQRVPEQPLPIELADVTGRIDAETAEWARDEARSSGLPHNEARPVFREILTYALTERAIARIGRGWLTRDDRGAWEDLRADLLAELATNEQFTAALDELWPILTPETLLAPLYSSRERLRAAGADESLYRADGDAWTVSDVPLLDELVDLLGRDKSADEDTERERKAEAAYAAGVLDIMVDRADMMDDEDHLFAHDLLDAADLADRFVERDTRELAERAAADRDWTYRHVVVDEAQELSEMDWRVLMRRCPGRSFTVVGDLAQRRSVAGATSWAAMLEPYVPGRWVYRSLTVNYRTPAEIMDVAGAVLAEFAPDVRAPESVRSCGVVPWSRPVTEGELPTAIEEFVRDEAGREGTSVVIGPPGVPGTVTASETKGLEFDAVLVVEPERILADGPRGAAELYVALTRATQRLGVLHRGPLPHALTGLAESGAPAANRPA; translated from the coding sequence ATGGGAGGGCATGTGCCGACTCAGGAACACGACGACGAATTACGTTCCGAACAAAGCTATGTGGACGGACTGTACGCGCGCCTCGACGCCGAGCGCGCGCGGGTGAAGGGCCGCTACAGCGCGGCGCTGCGGGGCGACGGCGGGTCGCTCGTCGACCGGGACGCCGAGGTGCGAGCCTTGGCCAAGGAGAGGAAGCGGCTCGACGTCGCCGACAACGGACTGTGTTTCGGCCGGTTGGACACCGTATCCGGCGAACGCTCCTATATCGGCCGGATCGGCCTGTTCGACGAGGAGAACGAGTACGAACCGCTGCTGCTCGACTGGCGGGCACCGGCGGCGCGCGCGTTCTACGTTGCCACCGCCGCGACCCCCGAGAACATGCGCCGGCGCCGCCAATTCCACACCCGCGGAAGGCGAATCGTCGATTTCACCGACGAGGTCCTCGGCCGCCCCGGTACCGGCGAACACGGTGACGCGGCCCTGCTCGCGGCGGTCAACGCGCCACGCGGCACGGGGATGCGCGACATCGTGGCGACGATCCAGGCCGAACAGGACGAGATCATCCGGCTCGAGCATCCCGGGGTGCTGGTGATCGAGGGTGGTCCGGGCACCGGGAAAACCGTTGTGGCGCTGCACCGCGTCGCGTATCTGCTCTACACCCAGCGGGAGCGGATGGAACGGAACGGTGTGCTCGTGGTCGGGCCCAACCCGGCGTTCCTGAACCACATCGGCCGCGTGCTGCCGTCGCTGGGCGAGACCAACGTGGTGTTCATGACGCCCGGCGATCTCGTACCCGGCCTGCACGTCACCGCCGAGGACACCCCGGAGGCCGCGCGGCACAAGGGTTCGCTGCGAATCCTGGACGTGCTCGCGGCGGCGATCGCCGACCGGCAGCGGGTGCCGGAACAGCCGCTGCCGATCGAACTGGCGGACGTCACGGGGCGCATCGATGCCGAGACCGCGGAGTGGGCCAGGGACGAGGCGCGGTCGAGCGGGCTGCCGCACAACGAGGCCCGCCCGGTGTTCCGCGAGATCCTCACCTATGCGCTCACCGAACGGGCAATCGCCCGGATCGGCCGGGGCTGGCTGACCCGCGACGATCGCGGGGCCTGGGAGGATCTGCGGGCCGACCTGCTCGCGGAGCTCGCGACCAACGAGCAGTTCACCGCCGCGCTCGACGAACTCTGGCCGATCCTGACGCCGGAAACCCTGCTGGCGCCGCTGTATTCGTCGCGCGAGCGGCTGCGGGCGGCCGGTGCCGACGAGTCGCTGTACCGCGCCGACGGCGACGCCTGGACGGTGTCGGACGTGCCGCTGCTCGATGAACTCGTCGATCTGCTGGGCCGGGACAAGTCGGCCGACGAGGACACCGAACGGGAACGGAAGGCCGAGGCCGCCTATGCCGCCGGCGTGCTGGACATCATGGTCGACCGCGCCGACATGATGGACGACGAGGACCACCTGTTCGCCCACGACCTGCTCGACGCCGCGGACCTGGCGGACCGCTTCGTCGAGCGGGACACCCGCGAGCTCGCCGAACGCGCTGCGGCGGACCGGGATTGGACCTATCGGCACGTCGTGGTGGACGAGGCGCAGGAGCTGTCCGAGATGGACTGGCGGGTGCTGATGCGGCGCTGCCCGGGCCGATCCTTCACGGTGGTCGGCGATCTCGCCCAGCGTCGGTCGGTGGCCGGAGCGACATCGTGGGCCGCGATGCTGGAGCCGTACGTGCCCGGGCGCTGGGTCTACCGGTCGCTGACGGTGAACTACCGCACCCCGGCGGAGATCATGGATGTCGCGGGCGCGGTGCTCGCGGAGTTCGCGCCCGATGTCCGGGCGCCGGAGTCGGTCCGCTCCTGCGGTGTCGTGCCCTGGTCCCGGCCGGTCACCGAGGGCGAATTACCCACCGCCATAGAGGAATTCGTCCGGGACGAAGCCGGCCGCGAGGGTACCAGCGTCGTGATCGGCCCGCCGGGCGTACCGGGAACCGTGACGGCATCGGAGACCAAGGGCCTGGAGTTCGACGCGGTCCTGGTCGTGGAGCCGGAACGGATCCTCGCCGACGGCCCGCGCGGCGCGGCCGAACTCTACGTCGCCCTCACCCGCGCCACCCAGCGCCTGGGAGTCCTGCACCGCGGCCCCTTACCCCACGCCCTGACCGGTCTCGCCGAGTCCGGGGCACCGGCCGCGAATCGGCCGGCGTAG
- a CDS encoding 2OG-Fe dioxygenase family protein, with product MFDTELAVDAWLPAAQNYRHRAYQCFRADIAESTFVPVDPPPPYVQSRAVNRVFGGMERSFRTIPPDHPAVGIVTDVIGTVANTLLQGDVLPQDRGPLTIDVHYVRIVAPGKVAPEGIHRDGLIAGSIHLIRRTNITGGTTSVFDNDRVRLHSVDLSEPFDSLIFDDARVLHYTNDIAAADSRSPGYRDALLIGVRP from the coding sequence ATGTTCGATACGGAGCTGGCCGTCGATGCGTGGCTTCCGGCCGCGCAGAACTACCGGCACCGTGCCTATCAGTGCTTCCGAGCCGATATCGCCGAGTCGACGTTCGTACCGGTCGATCCGCCACCGCCCTATGTACAATCCCGTGCGGTGAACCGAGTGTTCGGTGGGATGGAGCGCAGCTTCCGGACCATTCCCCCGGATCATCCGGCAGTAGGCATCGTCACCGATGTGATCGGCACCGTGGCCAACACCCTTCTGCAGGGAGATGTACTGCCCCAGGATCGAGGACCACTCACCATCGACGTCCACTATGTCCGGATCGTCGCACCCGGCAAGGTTGCACCGGAAGGCATCCATCGCGATGGCCTCATCGCCGGGTCGATCCACCTGATCCGCCGCACCAATATCACCGGCGGCACCACGAGTGTCTTCGACAACGACCGGGTTCGGTTGCACAGCGTCGACCTGAGCGAACCATTCGACTCGCTGATCTTCGACGACGCGCGGGTGCTGCACTACACGAACGACATCGCCGCAGCCGATTCCCGATCGCCCGGGTATCGAGATGCGCTACTGATCGGAGTGCGACCGTGA
- a CDS encoding M20 family metallopeptidase: MKDSLETFLGSLDTLLPDDEVVDIATGLTAIPSFTGDETALANHVDNLLSQHGFASYLQEVEPGRFQTIGRLGPDTGTAALLLNGHLDMDPLGRAWPDDPYTARRDGDRLFGAGLHNMKSGVAAIIGAALAVQRSGISLRRPLLLEFVAGELQGGKGTKFALQEGLTADAAIVPEPYSVSRVITRTAGVQKFALVVRGTTAHTSRWQEGVDAVTVLRRLLDVLDTESLGLTNKDFPTLPRLQTASLIAGRGEEHDLSGVSYCADKATAIIDLRYPPPFEPTDVSAAIGRFVDQARETYPEAEISVDHPPDPAFRVGGVDMPPMDVTDASPIVRDVTSFLHRVSDYRVTETGIALPYSYCGNDTTHLSRAGIECCLFGPRGEQQDTERHVLVSEMVACARTLAAVSLARCA; the protein is encoded by the coding sequence GTGAAAGACAGTCTCGAAACATTCCTCGGCAGCCTGGACACGCTGCTGCCCGACGACGAGGTCGTAGACATAGCCACCGGCCTCACCGCGATCCCGTCGTTCACCGGCGACGAGACGGCGCTGGCGAACCATGTCGACAACCTGTTGTCGCAGCACGGATTCGCCTCCTACCTCCAGGAGGTGGAGCCCGGCCGGTTCCAGACGATCGGGCGGCTCGGACCGGATACCGGCACGGCGGCGTTGCTGCTGAACGGGCACCTGGACATGGACCCGCTGGGCCGCGCCTGGCCCGATGACCCGTATACCGCCCGCCGAGACGGCGACCGTCTGTTCGGGGCCGGGCTGCACAACATGAAGAGTGGTGTCGCCGCGATCATCGGCGCTGCGCTCGCGGTGCAACGAAGCGGTATATCTCTGCGACGCCCCCTGCTGCTCGAGTTCGTCGCCGGTGAGTTGCAGGGAGGCAAGGGGACGAAGTTTGCCCTGCAGGAAGGCCTGACGGCCGACGCCGCGATCGTCCCGGAGCCGTATTCCGTCAGCCGGGTGATTACCCGCACGGCGGGGGTGCAGAAATTCGCGCTGGTGGTCCGCGGCACCACCGCGCATACCAGCCGCTGGCAGGAAGGGGTGGACGCGGTCACCGTGCTGCGCCGGCTGCTCGACGTCCTCGACACCGAGTCACTCGGCCTGACCAACAAGGATTTTCCGACACTGCCCAGGTTGCAGACCGCCAGCCTGATCGCGGGCCGCGGCGAAGAGCATGACCTGTCCGGCGTGAGCTATTGCGCGGACAAGGCCACGGCGATCATCGACCTGCGCTACCCGCCGCCGTTCGAGCCGACGGATGTCAGCGCCGCGATCGGCCGATTCGTCGACCAAGCACGCGAGACCTATCCGGAGGCGGAGATCTCGGTGGACCATCCGCCCGACCCCGCCTTTCGCGTCGGCGGTGTCGACATGCCACCGATGGACGTGACCGACGCCAGTCCGATCGTGCGCGACGTGACGTCGTTCCTGCACCGGGTATCGGATTACCGGGTGACCGAGACCGGGATCGCGTTGCCGTACTCCTACTGCGGCAACGACACCACGCACCTGAGCCGAGCCGGCATCGAATGCTGCCTGTTCGGGCCGCGCGGCGAGCAACAGGACACCGAACGGCATGTTCTGGTCAGCGAGATGGTGGCCTGCGCCCGGACTCTGGCCGCCGTTTCACTCGCCCGCTGCGCCTGA
- a CDS encoding GNAT family N-acetyltransferase, whose translation MSDDLRIKIIDDPFDDPDAGMVLRRVDTENAATYGAADQEPVGKSDFTRPAGLFLLGYDPDGSPVASGAYRLRTDTRPGGVDAEIKRMYVEPDLRGRGYGKRILAELERAAADAGATRAILETGTRSVAAFALYQREGYELIPLFSDAYADSSTNRALGKFLDTADNASGAAGE comes from the coding sequence TTGAGTGATGATCTCCGGATAAAGATCATCGATGACCCGTTCGACGATCCCGACGCCGGCATGGTGCTGCGGCGTGTGGACACCGAGAACGCGGCAACCTACGGGGCGGCCGATCAGGAACCGGTCGGCAAGAGCGATTTCACCCGCCCTGCCGGGCTGTTTCTGCTCGGTTACGACCCCGATGGCAGTCCTGTCGCCTCCGGTGCGTACCGGCTACGCACCGACACTCGGCCGGGTGGGGTGGACGCCGAGATCAAACGCATGTATGTCGAACCCGACCTGCGCGGCCGGGGGTACGGCAAGAGAATCCTCGCCGAACTCGAGCGGGCGGCGGCCGATGCGGGTGCGACCAGGGCCATCCTCGAGACGGGAACCCGAAGCGTCGCGGCCTTCGCCCTGTATCAGCGCGAGGGCTATGAACTCATCCCGCTGTTCTCCGACGCCTACGCGGACTCTTCGACGAACCGTGCCCTCGGAAAGTTCCTCGACACCGCCGACAATGCGTCAGGCGCAGCGGGCGAGTGA